In a genomic window of Hemiscyllium ocellatum isolate sHemOce1 chromosome 27 unlocalized genomic scaffold, sHemOce1.pat.X.cur. SUPER_27_unloc_27, whole genome shotgun sequence:
- the LOC132807919 gene encoding gastrula zinc finger protein XlCGF49.1-like: MEKLEESRPVEKPWKCGDCGKGFRVPSALETHRRSHTRERPFSCPECGNGFTQASALRTHQRVHTGVRPFPCPECGKAFSNSFNLQTHRRLHTGERPFSCSKCKKAFRHSSYLLTHWRVHTGERPYSCPECGKAFSNSSHLLTHQRIHTGERPFTCPKCGKGFSQVSNLWKHQRLHTGEKP; this comes from the coding sequence atggagaaacttgaggaatcccgccctgtggagaaaccatggaagtgtggtgactgcgggaaaggcttccgtgtcccatctgccctggagactcatcggcgcagtcacaccagagaaaggcccttcagctgccctgagtgtggaaaTGGTTTTACCCAGGCCTCAGCCCTGCGGactcaccagcgggtccacacaggggtgAGGCCGTTCCCGtgtcccgagtgcgggaaggccttcagcaattccttcaacctccagacccacaggcGACTCCACACTGGTGAGAGGCCGTTTTCTTGCTCCAAGTGCAAGAAGGCATTCAGACATTCCTCTTACCTGCTGACCCactggcgggtccacacgggggagaggccctacagctgccccgagtgtgggaaggccttcagcaattcctcccacctgctgactcaccagcggatccacacaggggagaggccattcacctgccccaagtgtgggaagggatttagtCAAGTGAGCAACTTGTGGAAGCACCAGCgtctccacactggggagaagccc